One genomic segment of Bacteroides caccae includes these proteins:
- a CDS encoding glycoside hydrolase family 3 N-terminal domain-containing protein has protein sequence MRIFPFILVVLFFILAGSVSSPAQNAASVEPLLLYKAQQDKNCRHWVDSVMDKLSFKEKVGQLFIYTIAPVNTKRNLELLREAIDTYKVGGLLFSGGKMQNQVELTNRAQRQAKVPVMITFDGEWGLAMRLRGTPVFPRNMVLGCIRDNRLIYEYGREVARQCRQIGVQVNFAPVADVNINPKNPVINTRSFGEDPIQVADKVIAYASGLEGGGVLSVCKHFPGHGDTDVDSHKALPVLPFTRERLDSVELYPFKEAIRAGVGGMMVGHLQVPVIEPIGGLPSSLSRNVVYDLLTDELAFKGLIFTDALAMRGVSGNGNVSLQALQAGNDMVLAPRNLKAEVPAVLAAVEKGELSREDIESKCRKVLTYKYALGLSKKKYVQLSGLEQRVNSPQARDLVRRLNLAAITVLNNKDHVLPLHTDKDQKIALLEVGDPGETEALAKQMTRYASLVRFRLRPKQTEEENRRLYDSLAIYKRVVVAVSEQRLASYQPFFTKFAPDAPVVYLFFTPGKMMLQIQRAVSHASAVVLAHSHNTDIQRQVADVLFAKATADGRLSASLGGLFHTGAGVTITPKTPLHFVPEEYGLSSVSLKRIDSVALDGIRQGAYPGCQVVVMKNGHVMVDKAFGTHTGKGSARVESSDIYDLASLTKTTATLLAVMKLYDKGRFNLTDKISDYLPFLQRTNKKDITIQEILYHQSGLPSWLPFYQEVIDKDSYKGRLFSARRDAQHPVNIGINTWANPNFKFKEEYVSPTKTGDYTIQICDNLWLNRSFRKVIEEKIVEAPLGQKRYVYSDIGFILLGMLVEQLAGMPMEVYLQSEFYEPLGLERTGYLPLRRLAKSEVIPSNNDRFLRKDTLQGFVHDEASAFFGGLAGNAGLFSTAREVARVYQMLLNGGEIDGRRYLSKETCQLFTTSVSKISRRGLGFDKPDREDSKKGNCAPDAPAEVYGHTGFTGTCAWVDPVNELVYVFLSNRIYPDVTNRKLIRLHIRERIQEAIYDAMKKK, from the coding sequence ATGAGAATATTTCCCTTTATCTTAGTTGTTTTATTTTTTATTTTAGCCGGATCCGTTTCGAGTCCGGCCCAGAATGCTGCTTCTGTTGAACCTTTGCTCTTATATAAAGCACAGCAGGATAAGAATTGCCGGCATTGGGTCGATTCGGTGATGGATAAGTTATCCTTTAAAGAAAAGGTCGGCCAGTTGTTTATCTATACCATTGCTCCGGTAAACACCAAGCGAAATTTGGAGTTATTGCGTGAGGCTATTGATACTTATAAAGTCGGCGGGCTTCTCTTTTCCGGTGGGAAGATGCAGAATCAGGTTGAGTTAACCAACCGGGCACAACGGCAGGCGAAAGTTCCTGTGATGATCACTTTCGACGGGGAATGGGGGTTGGCGATGCGTTTGCGCGGCACACCTGTGTTTCCACGGAATATGGTGTTGGGATGCATTCGTGACAATCGCTTGATTTATGAATACGGGCGTGAAGTAGCCCGACAATGCCGTCAGATAGGTGTGCAGGTGAATTTTGCTCCGGTGGCGGATGTGAATATCAACCCGAAGAACCCGGTAATCAACACCCGTTCTTTCGGAGAAGATCCGATACAAGTTGCCGATAAGGTAATCGCTTATGCTTCCGGTCTGGAAGGAGGAGGAGTATTGTCTGTGTGCAAACACTTCCCCGGACATGGAGATACTGATGTTGATTCGCATAAAGCTCTACCCGTACTTCCCTTCACGCGCGAACGTTTGGACAGTGTCGAACTCTATCCTTTTAAGGAAGCGATTCGTGCCGGAGTAGGTGGTATGATGGTGGGACATCTGCAAGTCCCGGTCATTGAGCCGATCGGCGGGCTCCCGTCTTCTTTGTCTCGCAATGTCGTATACGACTTATTGACGGATGAACTGGCTTTTAAAGGATTGATTTTTACTGATGCGCTTGCCATGAGGGGCGTATCGGGCAATGGGAATGTCAGCTTGCAGGCATTGCAGGCGGGTAATGACATGGTACTGGCTCCACGTAATCTGAAGGCGGAAGTGCCGGCTGTGCTTGCAGCTGTTGAAAAAGGCGAACTGAGCCGGGAAGATATAGAAAGTAAATGCCGCAAGGTACTGACCTACAAATATGCGCTGGGACTTAGCAAAAAGAAGTACGTGCAATTGTCCGGCCTGGAGCAGCGGGTGAACAGCCCGCAGGCGCGCGACTTGGTGCGCCGGCTGAACCTGGCGGCAATTACCGTTCTGAATAATAAAGATCATGTACTGCCGCTACATACGGACAAAGACCAGAAGATAGCTTTGCTCGAAGTAGGCGACCCGGGTGAGACGGAAGCATTAGCAAAGCAAATGACACGTTATGCATCTCTGGTTCGTTTCCGCCTTCGTCCGAAACAGACAGAAGAAGAAAACCGTCGATTATATGATTCATTAGCTATTTATAAACGAGTTGTAGTAGCTGTCAGCGAACAACGCCTAGCTTCTTATCAGCCATTCTTTACGAAGTTTGCTCCCGATGCTCCGGTTGTCTATCTTTTCTTCACCCCCGGCAAGATGATGTTACAGATTCAGCGCGCGGTGAGCCATGCTTCGGCAGTAGTGTTAGCGCATAGCCACAATACGGATATTCAGCGTCAGGTGGCGGACGTCTTATTTGCCAAAGCCACTGCGGATGGAAGATTGTCGGCGAGTTTGGGCGGATTATTCCATACAGGTGCGGGGGTGACAATCACTCCGAAAACTCCTTTGCATTTTGTACCTGAAGAATACGGCCTTTCATCTGTGTCGTTGAAGCGGATTGATTCTGTTGCTTTGGACGGTATCCGGCAAGGAGCCTATCCCGGTTGTCAGGTAGTAGTTATGAAAAATGGTCATGTAATGGTCGATAAAGCTTTCGGCACACATACAGGAAAAGGAAGTGCCCGCGTCGAATCATCGGATATCTATGACCTGGCCTCCCTTACGAAAACGACGGCTACCTTGCTTGCTGTTATGAAACTCTATGATAAGGGGCGCTTTAACCTGACAGATAAGATTTCGGATTATCTGCCGTTTTTGCAGCGCACCAATAAAAAGGACATAACGATTCAGGAGATCCTGTATCATCAGTCCGGTCTGCCGTCTTGGCTACCTTTCTATCAGGAAGTGATTGATAAGGATAGCTATAAAGGCCGTTTGTTCAGTGCGCGTAGAGATGCACAGCATCCGGTGAATATAGGAATAAATACGTGGGCAAATCCGAATTTCAAGTTTAAGGAGGAATATGTATCTCCAACGAAAACCGGGGATTATACCATTCAAATCTGTGATAATCTGTGGTTGAACCGATCGTTCCGCAAGGTGATAGAAGAGAAAATTGTGGAAGCGCCGTTGGGGCAGAAACGTTATGTATATAGTGATATTGGATTTATCCTGTTGGGAATGCTGGTTGAACAGCTTGCGGGAATGCCAATGGAAGTATACTTGCAAAGCGAGTTTTACGAACCGTTGGGACTGGAGCGTACAGGTTACCTGCCTTTGCGTCGTCTGGCAAAGTCGGAAGTCATTCCTTCCAATAACGACCGCTTCTTGCGGAAAGATACCCTGCAAGGATTCGTGCATGATGAGGCTTCCGCTTTCTTCGGCGGATTGGCTGGCAATGCCGGATTATTCTCTACTGCCCGCGAAGTAGCCCGTGTATATCAGATGTTATTGAACGGGGGAGAAATAGACGGCCGGCGTTATTTGAGCAAAGAGACTTGCCAGTTGTTCACTACTTCGGTCTCAAAGATAAGTCGGCGGGGACTGGGATTTGATAAACCGGATAGGGAAGACTCGAAGAAAGGGAACTGCGCTCCCGATGCTCCGGCAGAAGTCTATGGCCATACCGGATTTACAGGTACGTGCGCATGGGTGGACCCGGTTAACGAACTGGTTTATGTCTTTCTTAGCAACCGGATTTATCCGGATGTTACCAATCGCAAGTTAATTAGGCTGCACATACGCGAGCGGATACAGGAAGCGATTTATGATGCGATGAAGAAAAAGTAA
- the rplS gene encoding 50S ribosomal protein L19, giving the protein MDLIKIAEEAFATGKQHPSFKAGDTVTVAYRIIEGNKERVQLYRGVVIKIAGHGDKKRFTVRKMSGTVGVERIFPIESPAIDSIEVNKVGKVRRAKLYYLRALTGKKARIKEKRVNN; this is encoded by the coding sequence ATGGATTTAATTAAAATTGCAGAAGAAGCATTCGCTACCGGAAAACAGCACCCGAGCTTCAAAGCAGGAGACACTGTAACAGTAGCATATCGTATTATTGAAGGTAACAAAGAACGTGTACAGTTGTACCGTGGTGTTGTTATCAAAATCGCTGGTCACGGAGACAAAAAACGTTTCACTGTACGTAAAATGTCAGGAACTGTAGGCGTAGAAAGAATTTTCCCCATCGAATCACCGGCTATCGACAGCATCGAGGTGAACAAGGTAGGTAAAGTTCGTCGCGCTAAATTGTATTACCTGCGTGCTCTTACCGGTAAGAAAGCTAGAATCAAAGAAAAAAGAGTTAACAACTAA
- a CDS encoding DUF4136 domain-containing protein, with the protein MKKLIPILLAVFALASCEKDPDMGKLDDNYLVYTNHDEKADFKVPTFYLADKILVISDSKEPEYLEGEGAEQILAAYTDNMIARGYAAATNKESADLGIQVSYIASTYYFTSYSQPEWWWGYPGYWGPNYWGGNWGGGWYYPYAVTYSYSTNSFLTEMVNLKAEQGESKKLPIVWTSYLTGFDTGSKAINRTLAVEAVNQSFAQSPYLTNK; encoded by the coding sequence ATGAAGAAATTAATTCCTATTTTATTGGCGGTCTTTGCACTCGCTTCCTGCGAAAAAGACCCGGACATGGGTAAGCTGGATGACAACTATCTGGTATACACTAACCACGACGAGAAAGCTGACTTCAAAGTTCCTACATTCTATCTGGCAGACAAGATTCTGGTGATCTCCGATAGTAAAGAACCGGAATATCTCGAAGGAGAAGGCGCTGAACAAATTCTGGCAGCTTATACGGATAACATGATTGCCAGAGGTTATGCAGCAGCAACCAACAAAGAAAGCGCTGACTTGGGTATTCAGGTGAGCTACATCGCAAGTACTTATTATTTCACCAGTTATTCACAGCCTGAATGGTGGTGGGGTTATCCCGGTTACTGGGGGCCGAACTACTGGGGCGGAAACTGGGGTGGCGGCTGGTACTACCCGTACGCTGTGACTTACAGTTATAGTACCAACTCATTCCTGACAGAAATGGTGAACTTGAAAGCCGAACAAGGCGAAAGCAAAAAGCTGCCCATTGTATGGACTAGCTATCTGACCGGATTTGACACTGGATCCAAAGCTATCAACCGTACTCTTGCAGTAGAAGCTGTCAACCAGTCATTCGCTCAGTCACCTTATCTTACTAACAAATAA
- a CDS encoding ROK family protein: protein MNSNMEKPYVVGIDIGGTNTVFGIVDARGTIIASSSIKTAGYPTAEEYADEVCKNLLPLIIANGGVDKIRGIGVGAPNGNYYTGTIEFAPNLPWRGILPLAAMFEERLGIPTALTNDANAAAIGEMTYGAARGMKDFIMITLGTGVGSGIVINGQMVYGHDGFAGELGHVIARRDGRICGCGRKGCLETYCSATGVARTAREFLAARTDASLLRNIPAESITSKDVYDAAVQGDKLAQEIFEFTGNILGEALADAIAFSSPEAIVLFGGLAKSGDYIMKPIMKSIDDNVLNIYKGKTKLLVSELKDSDAAVLGASALAWELKDIKE, encoded by the coding sequence ATGAATTCAAACATGGAAAAGCCCTACGTAGTAGGTATTGACATAGGCGGAACGAACACCGTCTTTGGAATTGTTGACGCACGCGGAACTATTATTGCCAGCAGCTCAATCAAAACTGCCGGTTATCCTACTGCCGAAGAATATGCTGACGAAGTTTGCAAGAATCTGCTTCCGTTGATTATCGCTAATGGCGGTGTCGATAAGATCAGAGGTATCGGTGTGGGTGCTCCGAATGGTAACTACTATACGGGAACTATTGAATTCGCTCCAAACTTGCCTTGGAGAGGGATCCTTCCGTTAGCTGCTATGTTTGAAGAAAGATTGGGTATTCCTACGGCTTTGACCAATGACGCTAATGCAGCTGCTATCGGTGAAATGACTTATGGTGCTGCCCGTGGTATGAAAGACTTTATCATGATTACCCTGGGTACCGGTGTAGGTAGCGGTATTGTTATCAACGGTCAAATGGTGTATGGCCATGACGGTTTTGCCGGTGAATTGGGGCACGTGATTGCCCGTCGTGACGGTCGTATCTGTGGTTGTGGCCGTAAAGGTTGTTTGGAAACTTACTGCTCGGCTACTGGTGTAGCCCGTACAGCCCGTGAATTTCTAGCTGCTCGTACTGATGCCAGCTTGCTTCGTAACATTCCGGCAGAAAGTATCACTTCAAAAGATGTATATGACGCTGCCGTACAAGGAGATAAACTGGCACAGGAAATATTCGAGTTTACAGGAAATATTCTGGGTGAAGCTTTGGCAGATGCTATTGCATTCTCCAGTCCTGAAGCAATCGTATTGTTCGGAGGTTTGGCTAAATCAGGCGATTATATCATGAAACCGATTATGAAGTCAATCGATGATAATGTACTGAATATTTATAAAGGTAAGACAAAATTGCTCGTTTCTGAACTGAAAGATTCTGATGCTGCTGTATTGGGTGCCAGTGCTTTGGCTTGGGAGCTAAAAGATATCAAGGAATAA
- a CDS encoding bifunctional metallophosphatase/5'-nucleotidase, with protein sequence MKRFQLSLWVCLVVCFGFSTYAQDTKEIIILQTSDVHSRIEPINQKGDRNYDEGGFVRRATFLDQFRKEHKNVLLFDCGDISQGTPYYNMFRGEVEVKLMNEMGYDAMTIGNHEFDFDLDNMALLFKMAKFPVVCSNYNLDATVLKDLVKPYVILKRFGLKIGVFGLGAKPEGLIQANKCVGVVYEDPIEVSNKVAALLKEKGCDLVVCLSHLGIQMDRELVAKTRNIDVIWGGHSHTFMKGPENYQNVDGKEVPVMHTGKSGVRVGRLNLTLKRK encoded by the coding sequence ATGAAGAGATTTCAGCTATCATTATGGGTATGCCTTGTAGTGTGTTTCGGCTTTTCAACTTATGCACAGGATACCAAAGAAATTATAATTTTGCAGACAAGCGATGTGCATAGTCGCATCGAACCTATAAATCAAAAAGGCGACCGTAACTATGACGAGGGCGGTTTTGTCCGTCGTGCCACTTTCCTCGACCAGTTCCGCAAGGAGCATAAAAATGTGTTGCTGTTCGACTGCGGGGATATTTCACAAGGTACGCCTTATTATAATATGTTCCGTGGCGAAGTGGAAGTCAAGTTAATGAACGAAATGGGATATGATGCCATGACTATCGGTAATCATGAATTCGATTTTGATCTGGACAATATGGCTTTACTCTTCAAAATGGCTAAATTTCCGGTGGTTTGTTCCAATTACAATCTGGACGCTACGGTGCTGAAAGATTTGGTAAAGCCATACGTTATTCTGAAACGGTTTGGGCTGAAAATCGGTGTCTTTGGACTCGGAGCGAAACCGGAAGGTTTGATTCAGGCAAATAAATGCGTCGGAGTTGTTTATGAAGATCCTATTGAAGTGTCGAACAAGGTAGCTGCCTTGTTGAAAGAGAAGGGATGCGACCTCGTTGTATGCCTGTCTCACCTAGGCATTCAAATGGATAGGGAGTTGGTTGCAAAAACACGGAATATCGATGTAATTTGGGGCGGACACTCGCACACTTTTATGAAAGGACCGGAGAATTATCAGAATGTGGATGGAAAAGAGGTACCCGTTATGCACACAGGAAAAAGTGGAGTTCGGGTAGGTCGTCTCAACTTGACTTTGAAACGTAAATGA
- a CDS encoding porin family protein, with product MKTRKNIYFKVVALAVIAIAFAMPAKAQLSDNGYANIDWQFNAPLSNHFADKASGWGMNFEGGYFVTPNIGLGLFLNYHSNHEYVGRETFKMAGGDVTTDQQHTIFQLPFGAAARYQWNRGGAVQPYVSAKLGAEYAKVRSNFNMLEARDNSWGFYASPEIGINVFPWVYGPGLHFALYYSYGTNKADVLHYSVDGLSNFGFRLGLSF from the coding sequence ATGAAAACAAGAAAAAATATATATTTCAAGGTAGTGGCCTTGGCGGTCATTGCTATCGCCTTCGCCATGCCGGCCAAGGCACAGCTATCAGACAACGGATATGCTAATATAGACTGGCAGTTCAATGCTCCGTTAAGCAATCATTTTGCCGACAAAGCAAGTGGTTGGGGAATGAACTTCGAAGGTGGTTACTTCGTGACTCCCAACATCGGTTTGGGACTTTTCCTGAACTATCACAGCAACCACGAATATGTAGGTCGCGAAACATTCAAAATGGCCGGTGGTGATGTCACTACCGATCAGCAACATACTATATTCCAGTTGCCTTTCGGTGCTGCCGCACGCTACCAATGGAATCGTGGCGGAGCCGTTCAACCCTACGTCAGTGCTAAATTAGGCGCTGAATATGCTAAAGTACGCTCTAACTTCAATATGCTCGAAGCAAGAGACAATAGCTGGGGATTCTACGCTTCTCCTGAAATCGGTATCAACGTATTCCCTTGGGTATACGGACCGGGTCTTCACTTTGCTTTATATTACAGCTATGGTACCAATAAGGCTGATGTACTGCATTACAGTGTAGACGGTTTGAGCAATTTCGGCTTCCGTCTGGGTCTGTCATTCTAA
- a CDS encoding 5'-nucleotidase C-terminal domain-containing protein, whose translation MKRTYVKLLTVAGLTGCFLFTSCRSAQETTARYEISKVEGNMITIDSTWDANPDKKATTVLKPYKDKVDAMMYEVIGTSEMKMDKGTPESLLSNLVASVLQEAAAQVLGKPADMGLVNMGGLRNILPKGDITVGAVFEILPFENSLCVLTMKGTDMKRLFKAIASLHGEGVSGIRLEINKKGELLNATIGGKPVVDDQLYTVATIDYLADGNGRMDAFLQAEKRECPEDATLRGLFLDYVRKQTAEGKIITSKLDGRITVK comes from the coding sequence ATGAAACGAACTTATGTAAAGTTACTGACTGTGGCAGGCTTGACGGGATGCTTCCTGTTTACTTCCTGTCGTTCAGCACAAGAAACTACCGCCCGCTATGAAATATCCAAGGTGGAGGGCAACATGATTACGATTGACTCTACTTGGGATGCTAATCCTGACAAAAAAGCGACCACCGTATTAAAACCCTACAAGGATAAAGTAGACGCGATGATGTACGAAGTCATCGGTACCAGTGAAATGAAAATGGATAAGGGGACCCCTGAAAGCTTGCTCTCTAATTTGGTGGCAAGCGTGCTGCAAGAAGCTGCCGCGCAAGTGTTGGGCAAACCGGCGGATATGGGACTGGTCAATATGGGCGGATTACGTAATATCCTGCCTAAGGGAGACATCACGGTAGGTGCTGTTTTTGAAATTCTTCCTTTTGAAAATTCATTGTGCGTCTTGACGATGAAAGGTACGGACATGAAACGTCTGTTTAAAGCAATTGCTTCTTTACATGGAGAAGGTGTAAGCGGTATCCGTTTGGAAATCAATAAAAAAGGAGAATTGCTGAATGCTACGATCGGTGGAAAACCGGTAGTGGATGACCAGCTTTATACCGTGGCTACTATCGACTATCTGGCAGACGGAAACGGACGCATGGATGCTTTCCTGCAAGCTGAAAAAAGGGAATGCCCGGAAGATGCTACTTTACGCGGATTGTTTTTGGACTATGTACGGAAGCAAACGGCGGAAGGCAAAATCATTACGTCGAAGTTGGACGGACGTATAACCGTAAAATAA